TCCGCCATTCCGCGCGGCAGAGGCAGGCGGTCCGCCACTTGCCCGAGACAGGGGCATGTGTGGACCCCTAATAGGAAATTGCCCAGGTGATAGGCAATCAAGTTGCTGCTCAACCACAGGAGCATCAGCGAGCGCCTTAGATCGCTCCGGTTCCATACCAAAAGCGCGGCCGTGGCCAGTTCAAAGAGCGCCGCGAGAACCATCACTCGCCGGTAACCCAAATGAAGCAACTGGTCCTGAATCTGGAGAATTCTCGCGCCCCCTCCGGCGCTGTACAGCTTTGCCAGCGCGGTCAACAGCAACATGCCCGCCGCAGTTCTGTAAAACCAAATCTCCCGCCTCCAATTCAATCGAATTAATCCTTTCTGTTTGCTGAGCGCCCTGTCTTTAGGGGCCAGGCCATTGCTCGTTGTGAGGTTGATTGTCACTGTCCCAGCGGCGCGCCACATTTGGGTTCGAGAAGTAAAAAAACAATTGGGTCGGCAGGTTTTCCACATGACCGTCGCAAAAGGCCACGTTCCAGCGCGCGGCATGTCTTTGCGCCATCAAGCGCAGTGTTGAGGCGTTGGTATAGAAGGCAGGATAAGATGACGAGAAGTCCAGGCCGAAGTTCATAGCACCGCCCGGGGGGTCGGCCCCGGGCACGAAAGGCGTGTCACCCATGGCGATCATATCGCTCGGGTGGAGCACTCTGCTTTCGGGAGTTGGTGGAAGAGCGCCAACCATGTTACTGGTGGACGTCGCGCCCACCCAGCCCAGCCCCTGGTTCCACAGATCCTCCGGAATGGGTCGGTTTAAATGTTCCCAGGCCTCGAGCCAACCAGAATCGTTATACGCATAGCTTCCAGACGACTCCGAGGCTCCAAAATAGAGAAAAAAAGCACCCCGCACTCGATTATACCCCGGGCAGGCATAAACACTGCGCGGTGGGCCAAGATATGTATCGGAACGTCCATTGGTAGAATAGCTGTAGTTGTTCGATGGCCAAGGCGCTCCGACAAAAGACTGGATTTCCCCGGGCAACCGTGCCGCGTCTGGGTACACGCCGCTCTGTTGCACGTACATGCTGATGCCCAATGTGATTTGGTGCAGGTTGTTGCGGCATTGGGCTGAATCTGCCTGGATTTTTGCCCGATGTAGCGTTGGAAGCAGCATCGCCGCCAGAATGGCGATGACGGCGATCACGACCAACAACTCAATCAAGGTGAATCCATGGGAATTCTTTTTCATCGAACATTCCTCGAATCGAACCGAGCGGGAGGCACGGGCGCTAACGTTAAGCCCGCGCCTTCCCTGGGACATGGAATCACCCGAAACGTTACGAGCATGTGCCGCTGCTAGGGTCAACCGTCCCCGCGTATATCCCATGATCCCCTGGGGCAGTCGGTGGATCCCCAAATATCTCGCCGTAGGACCACGAGGCGAAAGACGATGTGTTCCCCGAAGCATCCGTAAAGTGGACTGGACCGACACAATAATTTGGAAGGGTACCACCGTCGCCGCCAGTGCCCTGGTACCCTCCCGCTCCGGTTCCCGACCACACAACATGGTGATTCGCCTGTGCGTAGACTATCCAGTCCTGGCTTGCGGTGATTGGTTGTTGACCGGCGCCTGTATTGCTATTCCAGGTTATGCCGTCTACTGTCGCACCACTTGCGATACAGACCGCGCTTGTACCCTGATAATAGCAGGCCTCCGAGTAACTCGCGGCCAGCAGGCCGGCAACCAAGAGCCCTGTTTGTGGTTTGAATTTGAATCTCATGCTGTAACTCTCCTTTCATGTTTGCTGTTTTCTTTGTTCGGTTCTTTCGCTCCCAACACGAGAGCAAAAATCGCCACGTTCATCCCACCCCAAATTGTGTAGAGAAGCATCCTCGAAATGCGAGGCCGCGGGGGGAGCAGGGCGCCGAAGGGGTCCAAAATGTAAGCCATTTGCAAGGCCCCATTGGTGCCCCGGTCGTAAACTGCGCCATTGGGATAGACGCGGGTCGCCCAGCGGTTGAACTGGGCAAAAGGGGCGATACCAAAAGCATTGTCCGCCAGGAGGGTGTCGTCGATTTCGAAATTGATAATCCGCCACTCGTCCACTTCAATCTCGGTTTGCTTCCGATCGTCCGGAATCCAACAGCTCCTGATGACCGCCGGTAAATACGAATACTTGGGAGTAGGCGCGTAGGAGTAGCGGATGATGTAATGGTAGGTCTGGTGTGGAAAGGCGTAATGCACTTTCAAGCCGCTTGGACGCCCACCCGGCGCCGGCAGCAATTGGCCCGTGATGACAATGTGCTCGTGATCGAGTTCCGCTTCCGTTCTGAAATGGTTCCCAGCCCACTCCACCTTGCCAAAGCCTGCATACATGATCCCCATATTCACCACTCGGCGCAGCGGCTCCAGCATGAATTGGCTCGTATAAAAGATCGAGACCGCCTTGCCCGCGATCGACGGGTCGCGGTCATCCCAAGTCGTTAAGCGCCCCGGCGGCTCGACCAGGGCGTGCTCGTGGCCGGAAATTGAAACCAATTCGGCTGCAACACTGAGATTGGTCACATCACCCAAGCCGCCAAGCCGTCGGAACAGCAGCCCGTTGGTCTGCCACCTTGCCTGGAAGTATTCGAACCTTGTCGATAGCGCGAAGGTGCCATCCAAAGGTCGGGCCCCGCCGTCCATCGGTACCTTTTGCTGGAAAACAAGGTTCCTGATGACAGGAGGCGACGAGATGAA
This window of the Verrucomicrobiia bacterium genome carries:
- a CDS encoding type II secretion system protein: MKKNSHGFTLIELLVVIAVIAILAAMLLPTLHRAKIQADSAQCRNNLHQITLGISMYVQQSGVYPDAARLPGEIQSFVGAPWPSNNYSYSTNGRSDTYLGPPRSVYACPGYNRVRGAFFLYFGASESSGSYAYNDSGWLEAWEHLNRPIPEDLWNQGLGWVGATSTSNMVGALPPTPESRVLHPSDMIAMGDTPFVPGADPPGGAMNFGLDFSSSYPAFYTNASTLRLMAQRHAARWNVAFCDGHVENLPTQLFFYFSNPNVARRWDSDNQPHNEQWPGP